The following are from one region of the Hydrogenimonas sp. SS33 genome:
- a CDS encoding helix-turn-helix transcriptional regulator produces the protein MESLFFNAGEKRYRRGRVSLPCGGTMLRIDISNALVVFETLELGQKTVLPIEGLERMALLAMVEQGGFSLQSRNKATKWEAKAGDSLLFTSGRQAMRLHIFPDSRLFAVAVSDFFLKRYCSGRLNDPVDFLYNKMQNDCDVCWFDRVPVDALSLYLIRKITQKAPQSRSLPMRAEHDAMELLLHRFELIDMHDETLESESLRIAKCARAHLLKRFADPPTIVELARMCATNPTTLKRAFKKVYAETIGAYVRRLRLQRANQLLRDHRLSIAEVAERVGFRHHGHFSRLFFEAYGFYPKDLK, from the coding sequence ATGGAGAGCCTCTTTTTCAATGCCGGTGAGAAGCGCTACCGTCGCGGCAGGGTGAGCCTTCCGTGCGGGGGCACGATGCTTCGGATCGACATCTCCAACGCGTTGGTGGTCTTTGAAACCCTCGAACTCGGCCAGAAGACGGTTTTGCCTATCGAAGGCCTGGAGCGGATGGCGCTGCTGGCAATGGTGGAGCAGGGCGGTTTTTCGCTTCAAAGCAGAAACAAGGCGACGAAATGGGAAGCGAAAGCGGGCGATTCGCTCCTTTTTACCTCGGGACGTCAGGCGATGAGGCTGCATATCTTTCCCGATAGCCGTCTCTTTGCCGTAGCGGTTTCCGACTTTTTTCTCAAGCGTTATTGCAGCGGCCGTTTGAACGATCCGGTCGATTTTCTTTATAACAAAATGCAAAACGACTGCGACGTCTGCTGGTTTGACCGTGTACCGGTCGATGCTCTCAGCCTCTATCTGATCCGAAAGATCACACAAAAAGCACCCCAGAGCCGCAGTCTTCCCATGCGTGCCGAGCACGATGCCATGGAACTGCTGCTGCACCGGTTCGAACTGATCGACATGCACGACGAGACGCTTGAGAGTGAATCGTTGCGCATCGCGAAGTGTGCCAGAGCGCATCTTCTAAAGCGGTTCGCCGACCCTCCCACCATCGTGGAACTGGCCAGAATGTGCGCGACCAACCCCACGACCCTGAAACGGGCTTTCAAAAAGGTTTACGCGGAGACGATCGGTGCCTATGTGCGCCGGCTTCGCCTCCAGCGTGCCAACCAACTGTTGCGGGACCATCGCCTCTCGATTGCGGAAGTGGCCGAAAGGGTCGGTTTCCGCCATCACGGCCACTTCAGCCGCCTCTTCTTCGAAGCCTACGGTTTCTATCCGAAAGATTTGAAGTAA
- a CDS encoding SDR family oxidoreductase encodes MAGRVLITGASTGMGRRSALYLSERGYEVFAASRTPKRLEDIANARLHPVGMDLRERQSVDRAVADIGRVDVLVNNAGYGLVGAVEHLDDDEMKAQFEINLFGLLRVTRAVIPSMRERGGGVIVNISSFLGKIGLPLLTLYNASKYAVEGVTDSLRYELAPFHIRVHSILPGFFDTEFARSNLVCNRTTFDESSPYRPFAKKLAPRIVEEINGGNDAMQIAKLIEYLIETPDAPARMTAGEKSKKFIPMRRELSDEDFERRVKAYYEL; translated from the coding sequence ATGGCCGGGCGTGTTCTCATCACCGGGGCTTCGACGGGAATGGGGCGCCGGAGCGCGCTTTATCTAAGCGAAAGAGGCTACGAAGTTTTCGCCGCCAGCAGAACGCCAAAGCGGTTGGAGGATATCGCCAATGCGCGCCTTCATCCCGTCGGTATGGATCTTCGCGAGAGACAGAGTGTCGACCGTGCCGTCGCCGACATCGGCCGGGTGGATGTACTCGTGAACAATGCGGGGTACGGCCTGGTCGGCGCGGTCGAGCATCTGGACGATGATGAGATGAAAGCGCAGTTCGAGATCAATCTCTTCGGATTGTTGCGCGTCACGAGGGCGGTGATCCCCTCCATGCGCGAGAGAGGCGGCGGGGTGATCGTCAATATCAGCTCCTTTCTCGGAAAGATCGGCTTGCCGCTGCTGACGCTCTACAACGCCAGCAAGTACGCGGTGGAGGGGGTCACCGACTCCCTGCGTTACGAGTTGGCCCCCTTCCATATCCGCGTCCACTCCATTCTTCCCGGTTTTTTCGATACCGAATTCGCCCGTTCCAATCTGGTTTGCAACAGAACAACGTTCGATGAATCCTCTCCCTACCGCCCCTTCGCCAAGAAGCTGGCGCCCCGTATCGTCGAAGAGATCAACGGGGGAAATGATGCTATGCAGATCGCCAAGCTCATCGAATATCTCATCGAAACGCCCGACGCGCCCGCACGGATGACGGCGGGAGAGAAGTCGAAAAAGTTCATCCCGATGCGCCGCGAACTGAGTGACGAAGATTTCGAACGGCGGGTCAAAGCCTACTACGAACTCTAA
- the cobA gene encoding uroporphyrinogen-III C-methyltransferase produces MGKVYLTGAGPGDIDLLTVKALRVVREADVIIYDRLANPEILKEAKEGCEFVYVGKEDGRHTLPQDQINEVIYQNALKHENVVRLKGGDPLVFGRGGEEAKYLKERGIAYEFIPGVTSAISVPAYAGIPVTHRGVAVSFKVVTGHEAPNKEQSQVDWESMKADETIVFLMGLHNLRNIAKNLIRIGRAPDTPVAVISKGTTPDQRTVTGTLETIHDRVKAAGIQTPALIVVGKVVNLKNDLEWIEEKA; encoded by the coding sequence ATGGGAAAAGTTTATCTCACCGGCGCCGGCCCCGGCGACATCGACCTCTTGACCGTCAAGGCACTTCGGGTCGTGCGGGAAGCCGATGTCATCATCTACGACCGTCTCGCCAATCCGGAGATTCTCAAAGAGGCGAAGGAGGGGTGCGAATTCGTCTATGTGGGCAAGGAGGATGGCCGCCATACGCTGCCGCAGGATCAGATTAACGAGGTGATCTACCAGAACGCCTTGAAACACGAGAATGTGGTGCGCCTCAAAGGGGGCGACCCGCTGGTCTTCGGTCGGGGAGGCGAAGAGGCGAAGTACCTCAAGGAGCGTGGGATCGCCTACGAATTCATTCCCGGTGTCACCTCCGCCATTTCGGTTCCCGCCTATGCGGGCATACCGGTGACCCACCGGGGCGTGGCGGTCTCCTTCAAAGTCGTCACCGGCCACGAAGCCCCCAACAAGGAGCAGTCCCAGGTCGATTGGGAGTCGATGAAGGCGGACGAGACGATCGTTTTTCTGATGGGGCTGCACAACCTGCGCAATATCGCCAAAAACCTGATCCGCATCGGCCGAGCGCCCGATACCCCCGTCGCGGTCATCTCCAAAGGGACGACCCCCGACCAGCGCACCGTCACCGGCACCCTGGAGACGATCCACGACCGGGTCAAAGCCGCCGGCATCCAGACCCCGGCGCTCATCGTCGTGGGCAAGGTCGTGAACCTCAAAAACGATCTGGAGTGGATCGAAGAGAAAGCGTAA
- a CDS encoding radical SAM protein codes for MFRLSNLIKSVTEGKKERVLDGAIAIWNFTNRCNLACHHCYSYADPNQEDFLSTEFILSAIDELKKGGIRFVIFSGGEPLIRRDIFDIAQAMRERGIVTYLSTNGLYINEKNVDRIIETFNYIGISIDGIEEVHDRFRGLEGAYRKSLDAIALIQKHGGNAGIRFTITDETKENLYDIFDLAEEIGVDKIYISHLVYSGRGLENLKIDISKEERRKFVAFIIDKAFQYHEEGRDIDVVTGNMEMDAILFLEKFSKKYPDLREEMIRRLRNWGGNSAGRKLVNIDWMGNVKPDPFFPVTVGNMTERPFSEIWLDESNALLTRLREHPRRLTGACSECGVIDICNGGSRSRAWAIHGDLWAEDPSCYLTESEKIVNSEK; via the coding sequence GTGTTCCGCCTCTCCAATCTCATCAAGTCGGTGACGGAAGGGAAAAAGGAGCGGGTGCTGGATGGCGCCATCGCCATCTGGAACTTCACCAACCGCTGCAACCTGGCGTGCCACCACTGCTACAGCTACGCCGACCCGAACCAGGAGGACTTTCTCTCCACCGAATTCATCCTGAGCGCCATCGACGAGTTGAAAAAAGGGGGCATCCGCTTTGTCATCTTCAGCGGCGGAGAGCCCCTGATACGCCGCGACATTTTCGATATCGCCCAGGCAATGCGCGAAAGGGGGATCGTCACCTACCTCTCCACCAACGGCCTCTACATCAATGAAAAGAATGTGGACCGCATTATCGAAACCTTCAACTACATCGGCATCAGCATCGACGGCATCGAAGAGGTGCACGACCGCTTCCGGGGCCTGGAGGGGGCCTACCGAAAAAGCCTCGACGCCATCGCGCTCATACAAAAGCACGGGGGCAATGCGGGCATCCGCTTTACCATCACCGACGAAACGAAAGAGAATCTCTACGACATCTTCGACCTGGCCGAAGAGATCGGTGTGGACAAAATCTACATCTCCCACCTGGTCTACAGCGGACGGGGGCTGGAGAACCTGAAGATCGACATCTCCAAAGAGGAGCGGCGCAAATTCGTGGCGTTCATCATCGACAAGGCGTTCCAGTACCATGAGGAGGGGCGTGACATCGATGTGGTGACGGGCAATATGGAGATGGACGCCATCCTCTTTCTGGAGAAGTTTTCAAAGAAATACCCCGACCTGCGGGAGGAGATGATCCGGCGCCTGAGAAACTGGGGCGGCAACAGCGCGGGGCGGAAGCTGGTCAACATCGACTGGATGGGCAACGTCAAACCCGACCCCTTCTTCCCCGTCACCGTCGGCAACATGACCGAACGCCCCTTCAGTGAAATATGGCTGGACGAAAGCAACGCGCTGCTGACGAGGTTGCGGGAGCATCCCCGCCGGCTCACGGGGGCGTGCAGCGAATGCGGGGTCATCGACATTTGCAACGGCGGCAGCCGAAGCCGCGCCTGGGCGATCCATGGCGACCTGTGGGCGGAAGACCCGTCGTGCTATCTCACGGAGAGTGAGAAAATAGTGAACAGTGAAAAGTGA
- a CDS encoding cytochrome D1 domain-containing protein has product MRRLTVLLLLGLFLAGFAQAGEKKQEKIFVVERENSALAVIKHNLVWDEIKGMHNCNHAVVKFRDNDGYAITRDGYVIKFDPIHDKKLKEYKTSRSAIGFIIGKNYVAVANYDNKTVEVLDRDLNPIQTIETGSRNVGIKTYRDYLVFELMDDDQIWVMKDKNAGKGKPRFVLYKKFENIGKVPFDAMIHKNLYVAGLFNSPEVGLLNLDTMTYKKIPLNLGQKERILKVPHFGFWSISEKYFFVPAVGARKVFVFDHDFKPVTAIDVKGNPVFTAISPDRKWLAVSFSGKDFPYVQIIDTKTLKIRRTFQFPGWILHLRWSKLTPHLYFSVNTKDEVLGYNVSDPDPKKWWKHFMWPVPKPSGIFLFEAPDDPAPKLRKVSH; this is encoded by the coding sequence ATGAGACGATTGACCGTACTGCTGCTTCTGGGCCTCTTTCTGGCCGGCTTCGCCCAGGCGGGCGAGAAAAAACAGGAGAAGATTTTCGTCGTCGAGCGGGAAAACTCCGCCCTGGCCGTCATCAAACACAACCTGGTCTGGGACGAGATCAAGGGGATGCACAACTGCAACCATGCGGTCGTGAAATTTCGGGACAATGACGGGTATGCCATTACCCGCGACGGCTATGTCATCAAATTCGACCCCATCCACGACAAAAAGCTAAAAGAGTACAAGACCTCCCGCAGCGCCATCGGATTCATCATCGGCAAAAACTATGTCGCTGTCGCCAACTACGACAACAAAACCGTGGAGGTTCTCGACAGGGACCTAAACCCCATCCAGACCATCGAGACGGGCAGCCGGAACGTCGGCATCAAAACGTACAGGGACTATCTGGTTTTCGAACTGATGGACGACGACCAGATCTGGGTCATGAAAGACAAAAACGCCGGCAAAGGCAAACCCCGTTTCGTCCTCTATAAGAAGTTCGAAAACATCGGCAAGGTCCCCTTCGATGCGATGATTCACAAAAACCTCTACGTGGCGGGGCTTTTCAACTCACCCGAAGTGGGCCTTCTGAACCTCGACACGATGACCTACAAAAAGATCCCTCTCAACCTGGGGCAGAAAGAGCGCATACTGAAGGTGCCCCATTTCGGGTTCTGGAGCATTTCGGAAAAGTACTTCTTCGTCCCCGCCGTGGGAGCGCGCAAAGTCTTCGTCTTCGACCACGATTTCAAACCCGTTACCGCCATCGACGTCAAAGGCAACCCGGTCTTCACCGCCATCAGCCCCGACAGAAAATGGCTCGCCGTCTCTTTCAGCGGCAAAGATTTCCCCTATGTACAGATCATCGACACCAAGACCCTGAAAATCAGGCGGACGTTTCAGTTTCCCGGATGGATTCTGCATCTGCGGTGGTCCAAACTGACGCCGCACCTCTATTTCAGCGTCAATACGAAGGACGAAGTGCTGGGCTACAATGTCTCGGATCCCGACCCCAAAAAGTGGTGGAAGCATTTCATGTGGCCGGTACCCAAACCTTCGGGCATCTTCCTTTTTGAAGCCCCCGACGACCCGGCACCGAAGCTGAGAAAAGTGAGCCACTGA
- a CDS encoding cytochrome c: MKRSALLSLFFSAALFAGAPEGMKLFKTYCWGCHHQTAEAFGPSFRSIANKRDRGQIIAQIADPEHTYRSLGYKRNSMPAFNDLNASELNALADFIMQFKDKK, translated from the coding sequence ATGAAACGAAGCGCTTTGCTTTCTCTTTTCTTTTCCGCGGCACTCTTCGCCGGGGCGCCGGAGGGGATGAAACTTTTCAAAACCTACTGCTGGGGATGCCACCATCAGACGGCCGAAGCGTTCGGACCCTCTTTCAGAAGCATCGCCAACAAGCGGGACAGAGGGCAGATCATCGCCCAGATCGCCGATCCGGAGCACACCTACCGGTCGCTCGGGTACAAACGCAACTCCATGCCGGCTTTCAACGACCTCAATGCCAGCGAACTGAACGCTCTGGCCGACTTCATCATGCAATTCAAGGACAAAAAATGA
- a CDS encoding multiheme c-type cytochrome, with protein sequence MKKISLFLLTTPLLYAVYLSNKSCEECHPDIYREYQHSYHSKTFFNDELHRKVAKKAPVYDCGRCHMPAAGNLRDMEKGKTWPNPIHQRQKDAVSCFYCHQIAFVKKAQRFNQIVLAKQAEGYKPTLYGALNNPDDCDKHSSVKSPIYEKFVCAGCHSHKRNGNDVLIFRAMKENQGSEGCIKCHMPEIPGAPEKMNKRARMTHHSHFFNGIHDDAMRRKSVDISIRPERRKIIVTLHNKMGHPLIIQAARMKYLDLRLYRDGKVVWRNFKKDPMEDRKAVFVTNFLEHGKPSLIPYFATKRGFVNNLDANETRTLEYAVPEMKKRDRIEAAMYVILAKPECSAAIDLKERELTTPLLMKKAETTLR encoded by the coding sequence ATGAAAAAGATTTCTCTTTTTTTGCTGACAACTCCGCTTTTGTATGCAGTCTATCTCTCCAACAAATCGTGCGAAGAGTGTCATCCCGACATCTACCGGGAGTATCAGCATTCCTACCATTCCAAAACCTTTTTCAACGATGAATTGCATAGAAAAGTGGCAAAAAAGGCCCCGGTGTACGACTGCGGCCGCTGCCATATGCCGGCTGCCGGCAATCTGCGCGATATGGAGAAGGGCAAAACCTGGCCCAACCCCATCCATCAACGGCAGAAAGATGCCGTCTCCTGCTTCTACTGCCATCAGATCGCTTTCGTCAAAAAGGCGCAACGTTTCAACCAGATCGTCCTGGCGAAACAGGCGGAGGGCTACAAGCCGACCCTTTACGGGGCACTGAACAATCCGGATGATTGTGACAAACACTCATCGGTCAAGAGCCCCATCTATGAAAAATTTGTCTGTGCCGGATGCCACTCCCACAAACGCAACGGCAACGATGTCCTCATCTTTCGCGCCATGAAGGAGAACCAGGGAAGCGAGGGGTGCATCAAATGCCATATGCCTGAAATTCCCGGCGCGCCGGAGAAGATGAACAAACGGGCTAGAATGACCCACCACAGCCATTTTTTCAACGGAATCCACGACGATGCGATGCGCCGAAAAAGCGTTGACATCTCTATTCGTCCCGAAAGGAGAAAAATCATCGTCACGTTGCATAACAAAATGGGCCATCCGCTCATCATCCAGGCGGCCCGTATGAAATACCTCGACCTTAGACTTTACCGCGACGGAAAGGTGGTTTGGCGCAATTTCAAGAAAGATCCGATGGAGGATAGAAAAGCGGTGTTCGTCACCAACTTTCTCGAACACGGCAAACCGTCGCTGATTCCCTATTTCGCCACGAAGCGGGGGTTCGTCAACAATCTGGACGCCAACGAAACCCGTACCCTCGAGTATGCCGTGCCCGAAATGAAAAAGAGAGACAGAATCGAAGCGGCGATGTACGTCATTCTCGCCAAACCGGAATGCTCGGCGGCGATTGACTTGAAAGAGAGGGAACTGACGACACCGCTTTTGATGAAAAAGGCGGAGACGACGCTGCGCTAA
- a CDS encoding cytochrome D1 domain-containing protein, which translates to MKIAKFLSLAAAASMVTGSLYAGTSHMNFGKMYEKECQGCHGPIHQGGVGADLRPKALKKKNKQMLVDTILNGKPGTAMPAWKSTFSRDDAAGMVDWLMNWKNTVELKLSLDEVKKTWKKLADREALFKKYPHPTDVKDVKDIVFATERDASLVDFIDGTTGKVLSRHKAGFAVHVTVTNKRMPRYAYSISRSGRLTMFDLNAPGQPAIASVQVGQESRGLAVSPDGKYVMAGNYNPGGAVLCDALTLEPLKVYPTASVIDPDGNIGPSRVAYIADTPYAPYFSFALKDGGHVYIVDYSKPDFPIVGDIPNIGKILHDAFENEGKQMGRFVYVASQGSDLMGVVDLKTKKLAAKIYTGPGTKPHPGQGSSWYNDKYGQLNATNSMNVGNVVIWDMNNEVVANVPTAGGGLFVGTSKDTPYIWSDCVLGGPSNYNKVYLINKQTLKTDRIIEVGKKKGHLIDAHTGKILQTWDATQYQTVKGKEIASKMSKEKLVTYTPKKGHRVKHPVQPRLLHAEPANHGKWTFISEWTTGRIGIYDAKTGKFIKYIYNMTTPTFTYSVEHRQEVPGA; encoded by the coding sequence ATGAAGATTGCCAAGTTTCTGAGTCTGGCTGCAGCTGCATCTATGGTGACCGGATCGCTCTATGCGGGTACATCCCATATGAATTTCGGTAAAATGTACGAAAAAGAGTGCCAGGGATGTCACGGCCCGATTCACCAGGGAGGTGTCGGTGCCGACCTGCGGCCCAAGGCGCTGAAAAAGAAAAACAAGCAGATGCTGGTCGACACCATTTTAAACGGTAAGCCCGGTACGGCGATGCCGGCATGGAAGAGTACATTCAGCCGCGACGATGCCGCCGGGATGGTCGACTGGCTGATGAACTGGAAAAATACGGTCGAACTGAAACTTTCACTCGATGAAGTCAAAAAAACGTGGAAAAAGCTGGCCGATCGTGAAGCTCTTTTCAAGAAGTATCCCCATCCGACCGATGTCAAAGATGTCAAAGATATCGTCTTCGCGACCGAGCGTGACGCCTCTTTGGTCGACTTCATCGACGGAACGACCGGCAAAGTCCTTTCTCGCCACAAAGCGGGCTTCGCTGTACATGTGACCGTGACCAACAAGCGTATGCCACGCTACGCCTACTCCATCAGCCGCTCCGGACGTCTGACGATGTTCGACCTCAACGCTCCCGGACAGCCGGCTATCGCCAGTGTCCAGGTCGGTCAGGAATCCCGCGGTCTGGCGGTCTCACCTGACGGAAAATATGTCATGGCGGGTAACTACAACCCCGGCGGTGCCGTTCTCTGCGACGCGTTGACTCTGGAGCCGCTGAAAGTCTACCCGACCGCCAGCGTCATCGACCCTGACGGCAACATCGGACCGAGCCGTGTCGCTTACATTGCCGACACACCCTACGCACCTTACTTCAGCTTTGCCCTCAAAGATGGCGGACATGTTTATATCGTCGATTACAGCAAGCCTGACTTCCCGATTGTCGGGGATATTCCGAATATCGGTAAGATTCTGCACGATGCATTTGAGAACGAAGGTAAGCAGATGGGACGGTTCGTCTATGTCGCATCTCAGGGAAGTGACCTGATGGGTGTTGTGGACTTGAAAACGAAAAAACTGGCGGCCAAAATTTATACCGGCCCCGGTACCAAACCGCACCCCGGACAGGGCAGCTCCTGGTACAATGACAAATATGGCCAGCTCAATGCGACCAACAGTATGAATGTCGGTAATGTTGTTATCTGGGACATGAACAATGAAGTCGTCGCCAACGTTCCGACGGCAGGCGGCGGACTCTTCGTCGGTACCAGCAAAGATACGCCCTACATCTGGTCCGACTGCGTGTTGGGTGGACCTTCCAACTACAACAAGGTCTACCTGATCAACAAGCAGACCCTCAAAACCGACAGAATCATCGAAGTCGGCAAGAAGAAAGGACATCTGATCGACGCCCATACCGGCAAAATCCTGCAAACCTGGGATGCTACGCAGTATCAGACGGTCAAAGGCAAAGAGATCGCATCCAAAATGTCCAAAGAGAAATTGGTCACTTATACGCCGAAGAAAGGCCATCGTGTCAAGCATCCGGTACAACCGCGCCTGCTGCACGCAGAGCCCGCCAACCACGGCAAATGGACCTTTATCTCCGAATGGACAACCGGGCGGATCGGTATCTATGACGCCAAAACCGGCAAGTTTATCAAATATATCTACAACATGACGACGCCGACTTTCACTTACTCCGTCGAACATCGACAGGAAGTCCCCGGCGCCTAA